A single Pirellulaceae bacterium DNA region contains:
- a CDS encoding DUF4105 domain-containing protein, with translation MPASRILTFSAFMVCGCSQFSSPAPKATSDAGPRRPLPTILASTRQSNPPSHDRPWRPNLAVLPYAQIYSNRVDLLNVRDCYYRSETDYDVRHADRTIWLNDLRTLDFIVIPFPESPALAHTMLSFGMADGQYLVFSVEARLEQHESYSPLDGARQKYELMWVVGTERDLIGLRTEIRRNDVYLYRTTANPEQVRSVFLASIARVNEIARQPEYYDTLRNNCTTNIVEMVNRLRPGTISEDIRVLLPGHSDRMLYDQGLLAVHGPFEQIKRASRINLEASLHYGSAEFSQAIRGLIQPPQTGPTSTF, from the coding sequence ATGCCTGCCAGTCGTATCCTTACGTTCAGCGCCTTCATGGTGTGCGGCTGCAGCCAATTCTCAAGCCCAGCGCCCAAGGCAACATCCGACGCCGGCCCACGTCGACCGCTGCCGACGATCCTCGCGTCAACACGCCAAAGCAATCCGCCATCGCACGATCGCCCATGGCGTCCTAATTTAGCGGTTTTGCCCTACGCGCAGATATACAGTAATCGCGTCGATTTATTGAATGTTCGCGACTGCTACTATCGTTCAGAGACCGACTATGATGTGCGGCACGCGGATCGCACAATCTGGCTAAACGATCTGCGGACACTGGATTTTATCGTTATCCCTTTCCCCGAGTCGCCGGCACTTGCGCATACCATGCTCAGTTTTGGCATGGCCGACGGCCAATATCTGGTGTTCTCTGTCGAAGCGCGATTGGAACAGCACGAGTCGTACAGCCCTCTCGACGGTGCCAGGCAGAAATACGAACTGATGTGGGTCGTGGGCACTGAGCGCGATTTAATTGGCCTGCGCACCGAGATCCGCCGCAACGATGTCTATTTGTATCGTACGACAGCCAATCCTGAACAGGTTCGCAGTGTATTCTTGGCATCCATCGCTCGCGTGAATGAGATTGCCAGACAGCCCGAATACTACGACACCCTACGCAACAATTGCACGACCAACATTGTCGAGATGGTCAATCGACTTCGACCAGGAACGATCTCAGAAGATATCCGTGTACTCTTGCCAGGTCATTCCGACCGAATGCTCTATGATCAAGGCTTGCTGGCAGTGCATGGGCCGTTCGAGCAAATCAAGCGGGCCAGCCGAATCAACTTGGAGGCCAGCCTTCACTACGGTTCAGCCGAATTTTCGCAAGCTATCCGTGGTCTGATCCAGCCTCCACAGACTGGCCCGACATCTACCTTTTGA
- a CDS encoding protein kinase, with the protein MNKSSFTTPAGSEPIPGYFLRKRLGAGGYGEVWLADAPGGLQKAVKLIYGNVDESRAANELKSLERVRRVHHPFLLSLERIEIVRGKVIIVTELAECSLQDRFEQFRRQGVAGIPRTELLDFMRDTADALDFLAQKHSLQHLDIKPGNLLIIADRIKVADFGLVKDLHGNCQSLVAGLTPAYSAPEVFDGRPDFRSDQYSLAVVYMELLTGNLPFKGQTPGELARQHLNLSPELDPLPPADRMIVQRALSKNPLDRYPTCRQFVEQLMKVRNAVLPIQSKVEATESHHFEHTQSTVTIAQASIHAGSQKAAFHPALSSEEFACQSSSVPAMFIGIGGMGLLALKELRGDLIQNVDDPYTCEDHEWLGIDTTSEALIDVTSGQDLQAIPLNCVVELPIQSPQAYRKLSTEQFAPLSRRWLYNIPRSRKTDGVRPIATLSLIANYPALCKIVEQKIVRLIEFHKNSAASASPLHVYVIASLHGGTGSALLCELGFIVRRCFIKHGYTNYRLCAVASAATTSNSQAVNLASGNALATLSELAYLMDPQQETPSLDYRTGFALSSARPFDWVTLIDGGMYEDREAIHLTTRQMARHISLDCQSLSSAALAESRRSLANEPMGWLRTADASTVRPVQAITPELLAGWCSWQALNTALGFFDICRPPETSNSNNTPAYQFDPTSPTYRSLTDEARDEFTQRVLQELGLYQQTEQIFNDSESIGKWARRLSHDPQVQEIQLSNDLQTWQKTVIQLTEAKFYNWNQLERIQLRVIEAIQDYSERNSPQLVEQFAAFSQLLGDADQLLSSIRDYLDEYCMNCIRFFEHTKAAAEQLAKQLEMWRVSALNNEALQLSIAGLTSLPSPIQILHLRVVDELTQHLHQRLLTCIEQAPLQLNSVEATEAPDQSASTDKEDIRDYGHLLRLAFEGVCQGCRELGIAQDDFLNSRYALSVIKFADIQQHLPPLAYVGSQAYRLLITSEGQRGPIDTELRSAGIREHTTLLPGATCLGTQLVCDITRLNIAQLIATLWRPSGATLNLAERLHTRVDIDWPPVSQLLVNTDGGRGDHVYSSEDQAAGASDSLLNDEQGRTLFSPVVPVEPTAQAPAVN; encoded by the coding sequence ATGAATAAATCATCCTTTACGACCCCTGCGGGATCGGAGCCAATCCCAGGATATTTTTTACGTAAGCGTCTGGGTGCGGGGGGGTATGGCGAGGTCTGGTTGGCCGATGCGCCTGGCGGATTACAAAAAGCCGTCAAATTGATCTACGGCAATGTAGACGAATCACGAGCAGCAAACGAGTTAAAGAGCTTGGAGCGGGTGCGACGGGTGCATCATCCTTTTTTGCTTTCGCTGGAGCGAATCGAAATTGTTCGCGGCAAGGTCATCATTGTGACCGAATTGGCAGAATGTAGTCTACAAGATCGCTTTGAGCAGTTCCGTCGCCAGGGTGTGGCTGGCATTCCACGAACCGAACTGCTGGATTTTATGCGCGACACCGCTGACGCCTTGGACTTTTTGGCTCAGAAGCATTCGCTACAACATCTGGACATCAAACCCGGCAATCTGCTGATCATTGCTGATCGAATCAAAGTTGCCGACTTTGGGCTAGTCAAAGACCTGCACGGCAACTGTCAGTCATTGGTGGCCGGACTGACACCCGCCTACTCGGCTCCGGAAGTCTTCGATGGTCGCCCCGATTTTCGTAGCGATCAGTATTCGTTAGCCGTCGTCTACATGGAGTTGCTGACTGGGAATTTGCCATTCAAGGGTCAGACGCCGGGTGAACTGGCCAGGCAACATCTCAACCTGTCACCGGAATTAGACCCCTTGCCGCCAGCCGATCGCATGATTGTACAGCGAGCATTGTCCAAAAATCCACTCGACCGCTACCCGACCTGTCGGCAGTTTGTCGAACAGTTGATGAAGGTTCGCAACGCTGTCTTGCCAATCCAGTCGAAGGTCGAAGCGACGGAATCGCATCACTTTGAGCATACTCAAAGTACAGTCACCATTGCCCAGGCAAGTATTCATGCCGGGAGTCAAAAAGCGGCCTTTCATCCGGCGTTGTCCAGCGAAGAATTCGCTTGCCAATCCAGTAGCGTTCCCGCCATGTTCATTGGTATCGGGGGCATGGGGCTGCTGGCGCTGAAGGAGTTACGCGGCGATCTGATACAAAATGTCGACGATCCTTACACTTGTGAAGATCATGAGTGGCTAGGTATTGATACAACATCCGAAGCATTGATAGACGTTACCAGCGGCCAAGACCTGCAAGCCATTCCCTTGAACTGTGTGGTCGAATTACCAATTCAATCGCCACAAGCCTATCGTAAACTTTCCACCGAACAATTCGCTCCATTATCGCGACGCTGGTTGTACAACATCCCCAGATCACGCAAGACTGACGGTGTACGTCCGATTGCTACCTTGAGTTTGATAGCCAACTATCCGGCTTTATGCAAGATCGTTGAGCAAAAAATTGTTCGACTCATCGAGTTCCATAAGAATAGTGCGGCTAGCGCTTCGCCGCTGCACGTTTACGTGATCGCTTCACTGCACGGGGGAACTGGATCGGCACTACTGTGCGAATTGGGATTCATTGTTCGACGTTGCTTTATTAAGCACGGCTATACAAACTACCGTTTGTGTGCAGTTGCCAGCGCTGCAACCACATCCAACAGTCAAGCTGTCAATTTGGCATCCGGCAACGCTCTAGCAACATTGTCTGAACTTGCCTACTTGATGGACCCTCAGCAAGAGACTCCCAGTCTCGACTATCGCACAGGTTTCGCGCTGTCTAGCGCTCGACCCTTTGATTGGGTGACATTGATCGATGGAGGCATGTACGAAGATCGGGAAGCTATCCATCTAACCACGCGACAAATGGCGCGACATATTTCGCTCGATTGCCAATCGTTGTCGTCCGCCGCGTTAGCCGAGTCGCGTCGCAGTCTAGCCAATGAACCGATGGGCTGGCTGCGCACGGCTGATGCGTCAACCGTCCGTCCTGTTCAAGCGATTACGCCAGAATTGCTTGCTGGTTGGTGCAGCTGGCAGGCACTGAACACAGCCCTGGGATTCTTTGATATCTGTCGCCCGCCCGAAACTTCGAATTCGAATAACACGCCTGCGTATCAATTCGATCCAACTTCACCTACCTACAGGTCGCTGACCGATGAGGCTCGTGACGAGTTTACGCAGCGAGTGCTTCAAGAACTGGGGCTCTACCAACAGACGGAACAGATTTTCAATGACAGCGAGTCGATTGGAAAATGGGCTCGTCGGTTAAGTCATGATCCACAGGTCCAAGAAATTCAATTGTCCAATGACCTGCAGACTTGGCAGAAAACCGTGATCCAACTCACCGAGGCAAAATTCTACAACTGGAACCAACTGGAACGCATTCAGTTGCGAGTCATTGAGGCGATTCAAGATTACTCGGAACGAAATTCACCGCAGTTAGTTGAACAATTTGCCGCCTTCTCGCAGTTACTGGGGGATGCTGACCAGTTGCTGAGCAGTATTCGTGACTACCTTGACGAATACTGTATGAACTGCATCCGTTTTTTCGAACATACGAAGGCGGCTGCCGAACAGTTGGCCAAACAGCTCGAAATGTGGAGAGTATCCGCACTCAACAACGAGGCTCTGCAACTCAGTATTGCTGGCTTAACATCTCTACCATCGCCAATCCAAATTTTGCATCTACGGGTTGTGGATGAATTAACGCAGCATTTGCATCAGCGACTACTGACTTGCATCGAACAAGCACCCCTACAACTGAATTCTGTTGAAGCGACTGAGGCCCCAGACCAATCAGCATCCACAGACAAAGAAGACATCCGTGACTACGGTCATCTGTTGCGATTGGCGTTTGAAGGAGTCTGCCAGGGGTGTCGCGAACTTGGCATTGCGCAAGATGACTTTCTCAACAGCCGCTATGCACTCTCCGTTATCAAGTTTGCAGACATTCAGCAGCATCTGCCACCGCTTGCATATGTCGGCAGCCAAGCCTACCGACTGCTCATCACCTCTGAAGGTCAGCGAGGTCCCATAGATACAGAACTTCGATCTGCCGGAATTCGTGAACACACGACGTTGCTGCCGGGAGCAACCTGTTTGGGGACGCAACTGGTCTGTGACATCACCCGTCTAAACATCGCCCAATTGATAGCAACACTGTGGCGTCCTAGTGGAGCCACCTTGAACCTGGCGGAAAGGTTGCATACGCGAGTGGACATCGACTGGCCACCAGTCAGCCAACTGCTGGTCAATACAGACGGTGGCCGAGGAGACCATGTGTACAGCTCGGAGGACCAGGCAGCGGGGGCCAGCGATTCGCTGCTGAATGACGAGCAGGGTAGAACGCTTTTCAGCCCTGTAGTTCCTGTGGAGCCCACCGCACAGGCCCCCGCTGTGAACTAA
- a CDS encoding AAA family ATPase, with translation MTFHNTLQLSPEATNFLTAANNLPEVLHEDHFWPAEPTSLEDCGLSSTMVESILCQILMGIGTQSGRKLAEQIGLPFGIIDAQLAHMRTRQIVAHARSAPLSDYYYALTELGQKRTLQHQQVFKYAGVAPVPLSEYLLSVDAQANQFEPIQRNRLTEALQHISFESSWLDFLGPAVNSNGGIFLYGPPGNGKTTLAKCLTLLRGESIWIPHAIVDDGMIIKLFDAAFHRPLQDASHSPIVQLQNHDRRWVRIQRPTVIVGGELTLDSLEIRHDSRSNTCEAPLQLKSNCGSLLIDDFGRQRVAPAELLNRWIIPLENKMDFLTLPTGKKIAVPFEQIVLFSTNLQPHDLVDEAFLRRVPFKIEIRDPGELEFMKLFRAACESMGFPWRPDVVQQLILGFFKANRVPLRRCYPRDLLNQVRALCTYRNEPLDLRIDYLKHACRNYFGNSINLSRSASAQAGNQPQAAPAQADLVNLESTRTLQTPGPTPATYEATIPTSEIRPSLT, from the coding sequence ATGACTTTTCATAACACGCTCCAGCTCTCGCCAGAGGCCACAAATTTCTTGACTGCGGCAAACAACTTGCCGGAAGTGCTTCACGAAGATCACTTTTGGCCCGCTGAACCGACGTCTCTAGAAGATTGTGGGCTCAGCAGCACCATGGTGGAATCCATTCTCTGCCAGATACTGATGGGAATTGGCACGCAGAGCGGACGGAAGCTTGCGGAACAGATTGGCTTGCCATTCGGAATTATTGATGCGCAGTTAGCCCACATGCGCACCCGCCAAATAGTCGCCCATGCTCGGTCAGCTCCATTGAGCGACTACTATTACGCGCTGACCGAATTGGGGCAGAAAAGAACACTCCAGCATCAGCAGGTTTTCAAATACGCCGGCGTGGCTCCAGTGCCGTTATCGGAGTATCTACTAAGCGTTGATGCACAAGCCAATCAATTTGAACCCATTCAGCGTAATCGACTAACCGAGGCGTTGCAGCACATTTCCTTTGAGTCGAGTTGGCTGGATTTTTTGGGTCCAGCCGTCAATAGCAATGGAGGCATCTTCTTGTATGGACCACCCGGTAACGGCAAGACGACGCTGGCCAAGTGCTTGACGCTGCTGCGCGGCGAAAGCATTTGGATACCTCATGCGATCGTTGACGACGGAATGATCATCAAACTATTTGATGCTGCCTTTCATCGTCCTCTGCAGGATGCCAGCCACAGCCCGATAGTACAGTTGCAAAACCACGATCGCCGTTGGGTGCGCATTCAGCGTCCAACGGTCATCGTAGGCGGTGAATTGACCCTGGATAGCTTGGAGATTCGCCATGATTCACGCAGCAATACCTGCGAAGCCCCATTGCAACTGAAGAGCAATTGCGGCAGTCTGCTGATCGATGACTTCGGACGCCAAAGGGTGGCTCCAGCAGAGTTGCTCAATCGGTGGATCATCCCGCTTGAGAATAAGATGGATTTCTTAACATTGCCCACCGGCAAGAAGATTGCCGTTCCATTTGAACAGATCGTTCTCTTTTCCACCAATCTTCAACCCCATGATTTAGTGGACGAAGCCTTCCTGCGACGTGTGCCCTTCAAAATTGAGATTCGAGACCCAGGCGAACTGGAATTCATGAAATTGTTTCGCGCTGCCTGTGAATCGATGGGATTCCCTTGGCGACCTGATGTCGTTCAACAATTAATTCTGGGGTTCTTCAAGGCCAATCGCGTGCCATTGCGGCGATGTTATCCACGCGACCTCCTCAATCAAGTAAGAGCCTTGTGCACCTATCGCAATGAACCATTGGATCTGCGCATCGACTATCTGAAGCACGCCTGCCGCAATTACTTTGGCAATTCGATCAATCTCAGTAGGTCCGCTTCAGCTCAGGCTGGCAATCAGCCTCAAGCCGCGCCGGCACAGGCAGATCTTGTCAACCTGGAATCCACTCGAACACTCCAGACGCCCGGCCCAACTCCGGCGACTTACGAGGCTACGATTCCCACGTCAGAGATTAGACCTTCGCTGACCTAG
- a CDS encoding EAL domain-containing protein has product MHSITSTTDHVLAHPADAMALQSSWILVRGDSSDGPQQIQVTPIPFTVGRRPGSSLQINSRTISGLHATLTCEDDGLCVTDNGSTNGTYVNGQKISQPTKLAEEDLLQFADIVFRVRKSQRSTVCQTMQEDVCDSALALVQFDRLMQNRLVTPNFQPIVDIRSGDFVGYEVLARSRLFGLESCQAMFDAASRLNMEVELSRMLRWEGVRHALELANNMTIFLNTHPLEIRQDGLVDSLVTVRQLSYDKPIILEVHEAAVTDPAEMRELKARLRDLNIGIAYDDFGAGQTRLSELIEAPPDYLKFDMSLIRGIDQAPPERQKMLAALVQIVLDLGVNPLAEGIETPAEADVCRNLGFQTAQGYHFGRPAPCQNYQ; this is encoded by the coding sequence ATGCATTCGATAACTAGCACCACTGACCACGTCCTGGCGCACCCGGCCGATGCAATGGCCCTGCAGAGCTCGTGGATACTAGTGCGCGGTGACTCGAGCGACGGACCGCAACAAATTCAAGTTACTCCTATCCCGTTTACAGTTGGACGCCGGCCAGGCAGTTCACTGCAAATCAATTCCCGTACGATATCAGGGCTACACGCAACGTTAACCTGTGAGGACGATGGGCTGTGCGTTACCGACAATGGCAGCACCAACGGTACCTATGTTAATGGACAAAAGATCTCTCAGCCGACCAAACTCGCAGAGGAGGACCTGCTACAGTTTGCCGATATTGTGTTCCGGGTTCGCAAGTCGCAGCGTTCGACCGTTTGTCAAACGATGCAGGAAGATGTTTGCGATAGTGCATTGGCGCTAGTGCAGTTTGACCGACTAATGCAGAATCGGTTGGTCACCCCCAACTTTCAGCCGATCGTCGATATTCGATCCGGTGATTTCGTGGGCTATGAAGTGCTGGCGCGCAGCCGCTTGTTTGGACTGGAGTCCTGCCAAGCAATGTTCGACGCAGCCTCGCGGTTGAATATGGAAGTTGAGTTGAGCCGCATGTTGCGTTGGGAAGGCGTGCGGCACGCCTTAGAACTGGCAAACAATATGACGATCTTCCTCAACACCCATCCACTGGAGATTCGTCAAGACGGGTTGGTGGATTCCCTGGTCACAGTTCGGCAACTATCGTACGACAAGCCGATCATTTTGGAAGTTCACGAAGCCGCAGTTACCGATCCTGCTGAAATGCGAGAATTGAAAGCCCGCTTGCGAGACCTGAACATTGGTATCGCCTACGACGATTTTGGTGCTGGACAAACACGACTCAGCGAGTTAATTGAGGCACCACCGGACTACCTCAAATTTGATATGTCGCTGATTCGCGGTATTGATCAGGCTCCTCCTGAAAGACAGAAGATGCTGGCTGCCCTGGTACAGATCGTGCTCGACCTAGGCGTCAATCCGCTGGCAGAGGGCATTGAAACCCCCGCCGAGGCAGATGTTTGTCGCAATCTTGGATTTCAGACTGCCCAAGGCTATCATTTTGGCCGCCCGGCTCCCTGCCAGAACTACCAGTAG